A stretch of Amycolatopsis balhimycina FH 1894 DNA encodes these proteins:
- a CDS encoding Acg family FMN-binding oxidoreductase, producing MQTVSNDPVAAPRPAGGFSRRRLLKLLGAGGATVVVAGTGALSYRVYDTAALGPGRGDAYDPWQHWRETPGLLGAVGAAVLAPSPHNTQPWGFGIRADGVDVYVDAARDTGTVDPFHREQHVGIGCALENLVLACRARGLLPTVTLLPDGPAGPRIAEVAVRPGPPAPSPLYDAIGDRHTNRGPFEATAIEPETLNELADRTGADDVEVRWIADPAPRAAMSRLLIDAAAALCDDDQQSRDNFAWFRGTNDDIQRYRDGLTLGGQGFGPLMLAIAKLLPASSRADGDQFWLKQTTTVHTATAAAYGVLTSRTPDDRATQLTAGRLLERIHLAATGRGIALHHMNQVTERIDRERSTGAAPAFGPRFAELLPRGEQPLLTFRVGYPVRAAAPSPRRAAAQVVR from the coding sequence ATGCAGACCGTCTCGAACGACCCGGTCGCGGCACCGCGGCCGGCCGGCGGATTCAGCCGCCGGCGCCTGCTGAAACTGCTCGGCGCCGGCGGTGCCACCGTGGTCGTCGCGGGCACCGGCGCCTTGAGCTACCGGGTCTACGACACCGCCGCGCTCGGCCCGGGGCGTGGCGACGCCTACGACCCGTGGCAGCACTGGCGGGAGACGCCGGGCTTGCTCGGTGCGGTGGGGGCGGCGGTACTGGCACCGAGCCCGCACAACACCCAGCCGTGGGGCTTCGGGATCCGCGCCGACGGCGTGGACGTGTATGTCGACGCGGCCCGCGACACCGGCACGGTCGATCCCTTTCACCGCGAGCAGCACGTCGGCATCGGCTGCGCGCTCGAGAACCTCGTGCTGGCGTGCCGGGCGCGGGGACTGCTCCCGACGGTGACGCTGCTGCCCGACGGCCCGGCCGGTCCGCGGATCGCCGAGGTCGCCGTCCGGCCCGGGCCGCCGGCGCCCAGCCCTCTGTACGACGCGATCGGCGACCGGCACACCAACCGCGGACCCTTCGAGGCCACCGCGATCGAGCCCGAAACGCTGAACGAACTGGCCGACCGGACCGGGGCGGACGACGTCGAAGTGCGCTGGATCGCCGATCCGGCACCCCGGGCGGCGATGAGCCGGCTCCTGATCGACGCCGCGGCGGCCCTGTGCGACGACGACCAGCAGTCGCGGGACAACTTCGCGTGGTTCCGCGGCACCAACGACGACATCCAGCGCTACCGGGACGGACTGACCTTGGGCGGCCAGGGGTTCGGCCCGCTGATGCTCGCGATCGCCAAGCTGCTGCCGGCGTCGTCACGCGCCGACGGCGATCAGTTCTGGCTCAAGCAGACGACGACGGTGCACACGGCGACCGCCGCGGCTTACGGCGTGCTCACGTCCCGCACGCCCGACGACCGGGCCACCCAGCTCACCGCCGGGCGGCTGCTCGAGCGCATCCACCTCGCCGCGACCGGCCGGGGCATCGCCCTGCACCACATGAACCAGGTCACCGAGCGGATCGATCGTGAACGCAGTACCGGGGCCGCGCCGGCGTTCGGGCCGCGGTTCGCCGAGCTGCTGCCGCGCGGGGAGCAGCCGCTGCTGACCTTCCGCGTCGGCTATCCCGTGCGCGCGGCGGCCCCCAGCCCGCGCCGCGCGGCCGCGCAGGTCGTCCGATGA
- a CDS encoding FAD-dependent monooxygenase codes for MIEQTTVAIVGAGPAGLLLAGDLARAGVDVTVLERRGTESNLTRAFGVHARTLEHLDARGLADEVVAGGAPVRHLRLFDHLRIDLGTLPTRFPYLLITPQYNVEQVLGKRAITAGARIVRDAEVTALRQDSDGVELTVGGAVIRSDYAVGADGVHSAVREALGLPFPGQSVLTSIMLADVRLTDAPEDVLAVNAVGDAFAFVAPFGDGWYRIFAWDRRHQLPDTAPVTLDEIRAVTRRALGTDFGVREARWMSRFHSDERQAPHYRVGRVFLAGDAAHVHSPAGGQGMNTGLQDAANLGWKLAAAARGWAPEGLLDTYEDERHPVGRLVLRSSGAIIRLAMIKSRAGRLARTVVGGAALRLPPVARKAAGTISGIGIDYPQAPRVRDIALRDSRRLYEVLRDGKFVLVAPEAARPAIAGREDRVVLAPPADAAVPWTLVRPDAHVAWQGEPATLRAALVRAGLSG; via the coding sequence ATGATCGAGCAGACCACTGTCGCGATCGTCGGTGCCGGCCCCGCCGGGCTGTTGCTCGCCGGAGACCTGGCCCGGGCCGGCGTCGACGTGACCGTGCTGGAGCGGCGCGGCACCGAGTCCAACCTGACCCGGGCGTTCGGCGTCCACGCCCGCACGCTGGAGCACCTGGATGCCCGCGGGCTGGCCGACGAGGTCGTCGCCGGCGGTGCGCCGGTCCGGCACCTGCGCCTCTTCGACCACCTGCGGATCGACCTGGGGACACTGCCGACGAGGTTCCCGTACCTGCTGATCACCCCGCAGTACAACGTGGAACAGGTGCTCGGGAAGCGCGCGATCACCGCCGGTGCGCGCATCGTGCGCGACGCCGAGGTGACAGCGCTGCGGCAGGACTCCGACGGCGTCGAGCTCACCGTCGGCGGCGCGGTGATCCGAAGTGACTACGCGGTCGGCGCCGACGGCGTGCACAGCGCCGTCCGCGAGGCACTCGGCCTGCCGTTCCCCGGCCAGTCGGTGCTGACCTCGATCATGCTCGCCGACGTACGGCTGACCGACGCTCCGGAGGACGTGCTCGCGGTCAACGCCGTCGGTGACGCGTTCGCGTTCGTCGCTCCGTTCGGCGACGGCTGGTACCGGATCTTCGCGTGGGACCGCCGCCACCAGCTGCCCGACACCGCACCGGTGACCCTCGACGAGATCCGCGCCGTGACCCGCCGCGCGCTGGGCACCGACTTCGGGGTGCGCGAGGCCCGGTGGATGTCCCGGTTCCACAGCGACGAACGCCAGGCGCCGCACTACCGGGTGGGACGGGTGTTCCTGGCCGGCGACGCCGCGCACGTCCACTCGCCGGCGGGCGGCCAGGGCATGAACACCGGGCTGCAGGACGCGGCCAACCTCGGCTGGAAGCTCGCGGCGGCGGCGCGGGGCTGGGCGCCCGAGGGGCTCCTCGACACCTACGAGGACGAGCGGCACCCGGTCGGCCGTCTGGTCCTGCGCAGCAGCGGCGCCATCATCCGGCTGGCGATGATCAAGTCGCGGGCCGGACGCCTGGCCCGCACCGTCGTGGGCGGCGCCGCGCTGCGTCTCCCACCGGTGGCGCGCAAAGCCGCCGGCACCATCTCCGGCATCGGCATCGACTATCCCCAGGCGCCCCGGGTGCGGGACATCGCGTTGCGGGACTCCCGCCGGTTGTACGAGGTGCTGCGCGACGGCAAGTTCGTGCTCGTGGCGCCGGAAGCGGCCAGGCCCGCGATCGCCGGCCGGGAGGACCGGGTCGTGCTCGCCCCGCCGGCCGACGCGGCAGTGCCGTGGACCCTGGTCCGCCCGGACGCGCACGTGGCCTGGCAAGGCGAGCCGGCCACCCTGCGCGCCGCGCTGGTACGCGCGGGACTATCCGGATGA
- a CDS encoding TetR family transcriptional regulator has protein sequence MTSLDSEPGRRERKKAATRRTLSDTAMRLFFERGFDDVTVREIAEAADVSATTLMNYFPSKEALVFDLDEDIERSLVAAVAERPPDTSVPEALRRYMRARVERAVSGPHDSQFMKLVVTTPALSDYWRKMWLRHEEALSRVLAQEFARAEGDLRCRALAHFTLEAFTLATQSADTTRMIDVAFEILEHGWPSATEAHRRQAGGSSGSRSSGLAAVPSAEPFL, from the coding sequence GTGACCTCCCTCGACTCCGAACCCGGGCGCCGGGAACGAAAGAAGGCGGCAACTCGCCGCACGCTCAGCGACACCGCCATGCGGCTTTTCTTCGAGCGCGGCTTCGACGACGTCACCGTCCGGGAGATCGCCGAGGCGGCGGACGTGTCGGCGACGACGTTGATGAACTACTTCCCGTCCAAGGAAGCCTTGGTGTTCGATCTGGACGAGGACATCGAGCGCTCGCTCGTCGCGGCGGTGGCCGAACGTCCGCCGGACACCTCCGTGCCAGAGGCCTTGCGGCGCTACATGCGGGCGCGCGTCGAGCGCGCGGTCTCGGGCCCGCACGATTCCCAGTTCATGAAGCTCGTGGTGACGACACCGGCGCTGAGCGACTACTGGCGCAAGATGTGGCTACGCCACGAAGAGGCACTCAGCCGCGTGCTGGCTCAGGAATTCGCGCGGGCCGAAGGAGACCTGCGGTGCCGGGCTCTGGCCCACTTCACCCTGGAAGCCTTCACGCTGGCCACGCAGTCCGCCGACACGACCCGGATGATCGACGTGGCCTTCGAGATCCTGGAGCACGGCTGGCCGTCCGCCACCGAGGCCCACCGCCGTCAGGCCGGAGGCTCGTCGGGGAGTAGGTCCAGCGGGTTGGCGGCGGTCCCTTCGGCGGAACCATTTCT